In one Penaeus monodon isolate SGIC_2016 chromosome 20, NSTDA_Pmon_1, whole genome shotgun sequence genomic region, the following are encoded:
- the LOC119585641 gene encoding ubiquitin-conjugating enzyme E2 Z-like isoform X1, with amino-acid sequence MSHCCTIMESKSILAEADSTSMLAIPQSNPQSSVSQTSPALLSPAHSPSDLSPAQSPSHSPSAIPVSGSSPTVLSPSESLSDPSQPSTLQPSSLSSSVISPPEQPSPGSIWAESVSLLPYVPLSLSSPNETQPPATQSNISSSISSTTPANPQSPLAVSVDQDSFYLLNSPHPVKSWRYDPLASPDWDCAGPPGCLCAGRVKKDLSSIYSEPLPGIFVVPDEQNLFKVNCLIIGPFDTPYEGGFFHFLVRFGPQYPLHPPRVRLLTTGGDTVRFNPNLYKNGKVCLSILGTWAGPAWSPASNLSSVLLSLQSLMNENPYHNEPGFEKERKAGDSERYNTIIMHETIRVAVIQQFEGMNMVPADLMRVMEASFLEYYDHYVEICEKNMHLDGQTMVDPFREWRGHFQYATLLKNLKRLKVKIEAKVDSEVPENPITAESDDVSSISEDKPEP; translated from the exons AT GTCACACTGCTGCACCATCATGGAGTCGAAGAGCATCTTGGCAGAAGCAGACTCGACCTCCATGCTAGCCATCCCTCAGTCCAATCCACAGTCAAGTGTGTCACAGACCTCACCAGCACTTTTGTCACCCGCACATTCCCCATCAGATTTGTCACCAGCACagtctccttctcattctccatcTGCGATACCTGTCTCAGGATCTTCACCCACAGTTTTGTCACCTTCAGAAAGTCTTAGTGACCCTTCACAGCCATCTACATTACAACCTTCCTCATTGTCTTCATCAGTCATTTCACCTCCTGAGCAACCATCTCCAGGAAGCATCTGGGCAgaatcagtatctttattaccATATGTACCATTATCACTGTCTTCTCCAAATGAGACGCAGCCTCCAGCAACACAGTCTAATATATCATCTAGTATATCATCAACAACCCCAGCCAATCCACAGTCTCCCTTGGCTGTCTCAGTGGACCAAGACTCCTTTTACCTTCTTAATTCACCACATCCTGTAAAGTCATGGCGCTATGATCCTCTAGCATCCCCAGATTGGGATTGTGCAGGACCACCTGGATGTCTGTGTGCTGGACGAGTTAAAAA AGACCTGAGCAGTATCTACAGTGAGCCACTTCCAGGAATTTTTGTTGTACCTGATGAACAAAACCTCTTTAAAGTCAATTGCCTCATTATTGGGCCATTTGATACACCATATGAAGGTGGATTCTTCCACTTCCTCGTCCGTTTTGGTCCTCAGTACCCTCTCCATCCACCAAGAGTACGACTGCTGACAACAGGGGGTGATACAGTCAGATTTAACCCCAATTTATACAAGAATGGCAAAGTTTGCTTAAGTATTTTAGG AACGTGGGCCGGTCCAGCGTGGAGCCCAGCATCCAACCTCTCCAGTGTCCTTTTGTCATTACAAAGCCTGATGAATGAGAACCCTTATCACAATGAACCTGGATTTGAAAAG GAGCGCAAGGCGGGAGACAGTGAGCGTTATAACACCATCATAATGCATGAAACGATTAGAGTTGCTGTTATACAACAGTTTGAGGGTATGAACATGGTGCCAGCAGATCTCATGAGAGTTATGGAAGCTTCATTTCTggagtattatgatcattatgttgaaatttgtgaaaaaaatatgcatCTAGATGGACAAACCATGGTG GATCCCTTCCGGGAATGGCGGGGCCACTTCCAGTATGCAACCCTTCTGAAGAATCTCAAGAGACTAAAAGTCAAAATTGAGGCGAAGGTAGACAGTGAAGTACCTGAAAATCCCATAACAGCAGAGAGTGACGATGTATCTAGTATATCAGAAG ATAAACCTGAGCCATAG
- the LOC119585641 gene encoding ubiquitin-conjugating enzyme E2 Z-like isoform X2 has product MESKSILAEADSTSMLAIPQSNPQSSVSQTSPALLSPAHSPSDLSPAQSPSHSPSAIPVSGSSPTVLSPSESLSDPSQPSTLQPSSLSSSVISPPEQPSPGSIWAESVSLLPYVPLSLSSPNETQPPATQSNISSSISSTTPANPQSPLAVSVDQDSFYLLNSPHPVKSWRYDPLASPDWDCAGPPGCLCAGRVKKDLSSIYSEPLPGIFVVPDEQNLFKVNCLIIGPFDTPYEGGFFHFLVRFGPQYPLHPPRVRLLTTGGDTVRFNPNLYKNGKVCLSILGTWAGPAWSPASNLSSVLLSLQSLMNENPYHNEPGFEKERKAGDSERYNTIIMHETIRVAVIQQFEGMNMVPADLMRVMEASFLEYYDHYVEICEKNMHLDGQTMVDPFREWRGHFQYATLLKNLKRLKVKIEAKVDSEVPENPITAESDDVSSISEDKPEP; this is encoded by the exons ATGGAGTCGAAGAGCATCTTGGCAGAAGCAGACTCGACCTCCATGCTAGCCATCCCTCAGTCCAATCCACAGTCAAGTGTGTCACAGACCTCACCAGCACTTTTGTCACCCGCACATTCCCCATCAGATTTGTCACCAGCACagtctccttctcattctccatcTGCGATACCTGTCTCAGGATCTTCACCCACAGTTTTGTCACCTTCAGAAAGTCTTAGTGACCCTTCACAGCCATCTACATTACAACCTTCCTCATTGTCTTCATCAGTCATTTCACCTCCTGAGCAACCATCTCCAGGAAGCATCTGGGCAgaatcagtatctttattaccATATGTACCATTATCACTGTCTTCTCCAAATGAGACGCAGCCTCCAGCAACACAGTCTAATATATCATCTAGTATATCATCAACAACCCCAGCCAATCCACAGTCTCCCTTGGCTGTCTCAGTGGACCAAGACTCCTTTTACCTTCTTAATTCACCACATCCTGTAAAGTCATGGCGCTATGATCCTCTAGCATCCCCAGATTGGGATTGTGCAGGACCACCTGGATGTCTGTGTGCTGGACGAGTTAAAAA AGACCTGAGCAGTATCTACAGTGAGCCACTTCCAGGAATTTTTGTTGTACCTGATGAACAAAACCTCTTTAAAGTCAATTGCCTCATTATTGGGCCATTTGATACACCATATGAAGGTGGATTCTTCCACTTCCTCGTCCGTTTTGGTCCTCAGTACCCTCTCCATCCACCAAGAGTACGACTGCTGACAACAGGGGGTGATACAGTCAGATTTAACCCCAATTTATACAAGAATGGCAAAGTTTGCTTAAGTATTTTAGG AACGTGGGCCGGTCCAGCGTGGAGCCCAGCATCCAACCTCTCCAGTGTCCTTTTGTCATTACAAAGCCTGATGAATGAGAACCCTTATCACAATGAACCTGGATTTGAAAAG GAGCGCAAGGCGGGAGACAGTGAGCGTTATAACACCATCATAATGCATGAAACGATTAGAGTTGCTGTTATACAACAGTTTGAGGGTATGAACATGGTGCCAGCAGATCTCATGAGAGTTATGGAAGCTTCATTTCTggagtattatgatcattatgttgaaatttgtgaaaaaaatatgcatCTAGATGGACAAACCATGGTG GATCCCTTCCGGGAATGGCGGGGCCACTTCCAGTATGCAACCCTTCTGAAGAATCTCAAGAGACTAAAAGTCAAAATTGAGGCGAAGGTAGACAGTGAAGTACCTGAAAATCCCATAACAGCAGAGAGTGACGATGTATCTAGTATATCAGAAG ATAAACCTGAGCCATAG